AGACGCCGGTGTGGAACCGGATTCGCAAGCTGCGCGAGGCGGGCGTGGTCGGGCAACAGACCGTGGTGCTGGATGCCGAGGCGCTGGGGTTCGAGGCCTGTTTCTTTGTCCTCATCCGCACGTCCGAGCATGAGGCCGATTGGCAAGCGAAGTTCCTGCAAGCATTGCAAGACCGCCCCGAGGTGCAGGAGGCGCACCGGCTCGCGGGCGACATTGATTACATCCTGAAAGTGCGGGTGAAAAACGCCCGCGCCTATGACGCCTTCTATCAGGCGCTGATCTCGGAGGTGCGGGTGCACAATGTCACGGCGCTTCTGTCGATGGAAGAGATCAAGTCCACCACGATGCTCCCCTTGGAGCCGTGATCCGATTGAGCGCTACCGCGCATTTCTCTTTCTGCCAGTGGAGAGGCGACGCTTTGCTGTCTGCGCATGTGCCGGTTGATCGGTTCGGTATTTCTGCTGAGAGGTCGCTTAAGGCGCAATGCGTCTTAAGCAGACCTGATCAAGGGTGATGTGAGTCGCGCCCGCATCAAGGACAAGCCGCCTTTGGCGGTGGCCGTTGGCCATCCTTGACCCGGTCCCGACTCACGTGGCCGACACGATCAGCCGGTCGAGTTTGTGAAAGTGGTAGCTGTCGGCGTATTGTGGGGGTTCGACGATCTTGAGGTCCGGCAGCGCCTCGAACAGCATCGGCAGCGCGATCTGCATCTCCAGCCGTGCCAGCGGCGCGCCCACGCAGAAATGCAGTCCGCCGCCAAAGGCCACATGCGCGTTCTTCACCCGTGTCGGATTGAACCGGTCAGGGGCATCGAACACCGCCGGATCGCGCCCGGCGGCCCCCAGCATCAGCGCGATCTCGTCGCCCGGACCCAAGGCATGGCCGCCCACCTCGATCGGTTCATAGACATGGCGCGTGAACATGTGCAGCGGCGGGTCGTATCGCATCACCTCCTCCACGCACCGTTCCGGATGTGCCAGCGCGGCGGCAGGCCGATACTCCACCAGCGCCTTCACCGCATTGCCCAGCGAATGCACCGTCGCCTCGTGCCCCGCGTTCAAGAGCAGCACGCAGGTCCCGATCATCTCCTCCCGGCTCAGCGTCTCGCCGCCATCTTCCGCCGCGATCAGCTCGGTGATCAGGTCATCGCGCGGATCATCCCGCCGCTCCTCGATATACCCGGACAAGAACGCCGAAAATTCGCCCGCTGCCGTGTTCGCAGCCTCTTCGATAGCTCGCGTGCGCCCCGCCTGATACATCGCCACCATCGCCGCCGACCACCGCAGCAGGTCCGGCCCCATCTCCTCCGGCACGCCCAGCAAGCGCGCGATCACGCGCACCGGAACCAACTGGCAATAGGTGGGGATCAGGTCAAACGGCCCCTGCGGCAGCCCGGCCAGCACCGCGGCGCAGATGCTGCGAATGTCCCCCTCCAGCCCCGCAATCCGGCGCGAGGTGAACGCATGCAGCACCAAGCGCCGCAACCGCGTATGTGCGGGCGGCTCCAACTCCAGCAGCGAATACCGCTCAACCGCATCGAAATCCGCCAGATGGGGGGCCGCCGCGCCGCGCCCCGGCACCGCCCGTCCCAACCGCTTGTCGCGCAAGAGCGCATGCACCGATCCATGGTCAAACGCCGCATGCAGTCCATAGTCCTGCCAATACACGACCGGACCATCGCGACGCGCGCGGTCATAAACCGAATAAGGGTCCTGGACAAAATCAGGCGCATGCGGGGACTGGATCAACATGGGCCCAGATGTCTCAGGCCCGCACCGCCTTGGCAAGCACGAACACCCAAGGCTAGGGTGCGCGCCATGGGACATCTCAGACGGATCAGCGTCATCCTCGGCTTCATCGCCCTTGTCGCCGCCGCATCGGCAGGCGTCTGGCGCTATGGCTACTTTCAGGCGCTGGACCAGCTGGCGCGACAAGGGCAGTCCGACCTGGCGCTCGCCTCCGACCGGCTGACTGGGCAATTGCAACGCTACCGCGAACTGGCGGTGCTGGTGGCCGACCACCCGCGGGTCAGCGCCGCACTGGCGGGCGAGGATATCACCCAGGCCGAGGCGCTGTTTCTCAACATCGCGGACAAGACCGCCGCGCAAGACATCCGCCTCACCGATGCAGACGGGCTGATCCTGGCCGCCGCACGCCCCGACACGCCCAGCCTTGATGCAACCGCACTGATCCGGCGCGCGGCGCAGGGCGCGTTGGGCTGGGGCAACGGGCGCACCGGGCAGGGCACCCGCGTGTTCGCCTATGCCGCGCCCGTCTTTGACGCGCAGTCGGATGTCATCGGCACGGTGGTGGTCACCGTCGATCTTGCGGGCATCGAATGGGACTGGGTCGGGTCCAACCCGGCGGTCTTCTTCACGGATGGGCGCGACCGGGTGTTCATCACCAACCGGTCCGAAATCGTCTACTGGCAGCGGTCGGAAACCGGGCCGGGACTGAAACCCGCCGACGCCCCCGCGCTGCCCTTCGACAGCTACACGTTGGGCAAGCACGAGGTCTGGCAGCTGGGCTGGGGGCCATACCTGCCGCAAAACGCCCTGCACCTCGTGCGGCCCCTGCCGGTGATCGGCATGACGGGCGAGGCGCTGGTGGATGTGGCCCCCGCCCGCCGCCTCGCGACACTGCAAGCGGCCGCCGTGGCCGGGCTCTGCCTTGCCTTTGGCGCGCTCCTGTTCCTTGCGACCGAACGCCGCCGCACATTGGCCGAAGCCAACGCCCTGCTCGAAGCGCGGGTCTCCGAACGCACCGCCGAACTGTCGGACACAAACGCACAGCTGCGCCGCGAGGCCGAAGAACGCGAAGAGGCCCAAGCCGCCCTGGCGCAGGCGCAGGCGGACCTTGTCCAGGCTGGCAAGCTCAGCGCGCTTGGACAGATGAGCGCGGGGCTCTCCCACGAACTCAACCAGCCGCTGATGGCGATCCAGACCTATGCCGACAACGCGCAGGCCTTCCTGCACCGGGACAGGCCGGACCGGGCCGGCGACAACCTGAACCGCATCGCGGACATGGCGCGGCGCATGGGCCGCATCATCAAGAACCTGCGCGCCTTTTCGCGCCAGGAAAGCGAACCGGCCGTGCGCGTGGACCTTGCCGCCGCGGTGCAAAGCGCGGTGGAACTGACAACGCCGCGCATCCGGAACGAGGACGTGACGCTCGACCTTCGCCTGCCGGGCCATCCCATCTGGGTCTCGGGGGGCGAGGTGCGGCTGGGCCAGGTCTTTGTCAATCTCATCTCGAACGCCATCGACGCCATGGCGGGGCAGGACACGCGCAGACTGACAATCACGGTCGACACCGGCTCTGTCACCATCGCGGACACGGGGCCGGGGATTGAAACGCCGGACCGGGTGTTCGATCCGTTCTATTCGACAAAAGAGGTGGGCGCATCCGAAGGCATGGGGCTGGGCCTGTCGATTTCCTATGGCATCATCCAGGGCTTTGGCGGTGAAATCCACGGTGCGAACGGGGCGCAGGGCGCTGTCTTTACCGTCACCCTGCAACCCTGGACGCAAGAGGTTGCGGCATGACCACCCACGTTCTGCTGGTCGACGATGACGCTGCGGTGCGCGATGCGCTGTCCCAAACGCTTGAATTGGCGGATCTGACTACCATCCCGGCAGGGTCCTTTGTGGTGGCCAAGGATCATATCACCCGCGATTTCGACGGGGTGATCCTGTCCGATATCCGCATGCCGGGCCGTGACGGGTTCCACCTGCTGGCCCACACCCGCAAGGTGGACGCGGACCTGCCCGTGATCTTGCTGACGGGCGAAGGCGACATTCCCATGGCGGTGCAGGCCATGCGCGACGGGGCCTTTGGGTTTCTTGAAAAACCCTGCGCACCCAATGATTTGCTGGCCGTTCTTCAACGCGCCTTGAACACCCGCGCGCTGGTGCTGGAAAACCGCAGGCTCCGACACCTGGTGCAAAGCGGCGACCCGGCGGCCCGCATGCTCTTTGGGCAATCCGACCTGGCCGAGGGCCTGCGCGACCGTGTGCGCCTGTTGGCCCCGCTCGAAACCGAGGTGCTGGTGACGGGCGCGCCCGGCTGCGGTATTTCCAAGGTGGCCGAGGTCATCCACCTGTCGTCCCTGCGCTCAAAGGCGCCCTTTGTCAAACGCGCCGCCGCCGACCTGCGCCCCAATGCGCTGGCCGAGGCGATGGACCAGGCCAAGGGCGGCAGCCTGTTTCTGGATGAAATCACCGGGCTGCCCCATGCCAGCCAGTTGGCACTGCTCGAAGCGTTGGAAGCAGGCAGTGATCCCCGCCTGATCGCCGGCAGCACCCGTAACCTGGGCTCAGCGGTCGAAGAGGGCGCATTGAACGCCGATCTCTATTACAAGATCGAAATGTTCCCGATCCGCATCCCCAGCCTGTCCGAGCGCCCCGAGGATATCCCGATCCTGTTCCGCCACTACGTCGCCCAGGCCGCCGAACAGGCGGGGCTCACGCCGCCTGAACTGGCCCCGGACCACATGGCCGCCCTGATGGCGCAGGATTGGCCCGGCAACGCGCGGTCGCTGATGAGTGCCGCCATGCGTTTCGTGCTGGGCATGCCCGAGGACGCGTCCAAGGCCGTCGATCTGGGTCTGGCCGAACAGATGGCGCGGGTCGAACGGTCCTTGCTGGTGGCGGCGTTGGGACGGCAGAACGGGCACGCGTCGGCTGCGGCAGAGGCTCTCAAGCTGCCGCGCAAGACGTTTTACGACAAGCTCAAGAAATACGGGATTCGTCCCGAGGAGTATCGACGCTAACACTGTGCGGGAACCCACACAGTGTTGCGTGACCCCGTGCGAAATTCCACACAGTCACATCCGGCGCAACACCTTCGCGACATTCAGAATGGATTACATAGCGTGGAAATAATTGGAAAAAATGAGTTCCGCATCGGGTAAACAAAAAGAAAACGTGTACCCCACCGTACGGTCTGCTTTTCTCCAGATCGCTGTCCCCGCGGGGACACGACATTATGTCCCCGCGGGGACATGTCAGAAAAACACGACCTCTGGGAGGAGACAGACCATGAAATTCCTGACCGCTGCCGCATTGGCATTGACCGTCAGCGCGGGCGCTGTGGCCGCTGCCTGCGACGATGGCGAAATCGTCATCAAGTTTAGCCACGTGACCAACACCGACAAGCACCCCAAGGGCATCGCCGCAACGCTGTTGCAGGACCGTGTGAACGAAGAGATGAACGGCACCGCCTGCATGGAAGTGTTCCCGAACTCGACGCTCTACAATGATGATCAGGTGCTCGAGGCACTGCTGCAGGGCGACGTCCAGATGGCGGCCCCGTCGCTGTCCAAGTTCGAACAGTTCACCAAGCAATTCCGCATCTTCGACCTGCCCTTCATGTTCAAGGACATCGAAGCGGTCGACGCGTTCCAGGCCTCCGAAACCGGTCAGGCGATGAAGGAATCCATGACCCGTCGCGGCCTTCTGGGCCTTGCCTTCTGGCACAACGGGATGAAGCAGATGTCGGCCAACAAGCCGCTGATCTCGCCCTCGGATGCCGAAGGTCTGAAATTCCGCGTGCAGAACTCCGACGTGCTCAAGGCGCAGATGGCGGCCATCGGTGGCTCGCCCCAGCCCATGGCGTTTTCCGAAGTCTACGGCGCGCTGCAAACCGGCGTTGTGGACGGTCAGGAAAACACATGGTCCAACATCTTCGGGCGCAAGTTCTTTGAGGTGCAGGACGGCATCACCGAAACCAACCACGGCATCATCGACTACCTCGTCGTGACCTCGACCGACTTCTGGGATGCGCTGGATGACGACGTGCGTGACCAGCTGGCCACCATCGTCGCCGAGGTGACGGAGACGCGCAACACCGAAGCCTTTGCGGTGAACGAATCCGCCAAGCAGGCGATCATCGATGCGGGCGGTGTGGTGCGCCAACTGACACCTGAACAGCGCGCCGAATGGGTGGCCGTGATGAGCCCGGTTTGGGAACAGTTCCGCGAAGACGTGGGCCAGGAAAACATCGACGCGGCCCAGGCCTTCAACGCCGCCACCAATTAAGTGGCACACAGGCCCGGCGGCACGATCCGCCGGGCCGATTTATCTATCCAGACACAACTCCGAAAAGGGGGCAGGTCCATGTCATCAGGCTATGACCCTGGCACCGGTTTATCCCGTGTGATCAACGAGATCGAAGAGACGGCCATTGCGCTTTTGCTGGCAGGCATGACTATCGTCACCTTCATCAACGTGGTGCTGCGCTACGGCTACAACACCGGTCTGATCTGGGGGCTTGAGCTGACGACATTCCTGTTTGCCTGGCTTGTGCTGTTCGGGGTCACCTACACGGTCAAGATCACCGCCAATCTGGGCGTCGATGCCGTGATCAACCTGTTCTCCGCCCCCACACGACGCATCATCGCGCTGGCCGCGGGGGCCATCTGCATCGGTTACGCCTTCCTCGTGTTCAAGGGGGCGTGGGACTACTGGGCCAACTTCGCCAACCTGCCGCAAACCACCGGGCGCTGGTTCCCGACGGGCTTCGAAGAGATGAAGCGGTCATCCTTCCGTGGCTGGTACGAGACGGTCGATATTCCGCATCCCGCATGGCTCGACTGGATCGAACCCCTGATGAACGAGGGTGAGGAATACGAGAAGATCCCGCGGTTCATTCCCTATGCCATCCTGCCCTTTGGCATGGGCCTGCTTCTGTTCCGTTTTGTCCAGGCCTTCGTGCGCATCTGGACCGGCACTTCCACCAGCCTGATCGTCAGCCACGAAGCCGAAGACGCCGTCGAAGATGTCAAGCACATGAACGCCGGGGACTGAGACCATGGAAGTTGCAATTCTCTTTGCCCTTGTCGTGGGGATGATGCTGATCGGGGTGCCGATTGCCGTGTCGCTTGGCATGTCCTCGATCATCTTTTTGCTGGTGCTCAGCGACACGTCGCTGGCCTCTATCGCGCAGACCTTGTTTCAGGCGATGGCCGGGCACTACACGCTGCTTGCGATCCCGTTTTTCATCCTTGCCTCGACCTTCATGTCGACGGGCGGTGTGGCCAAGCGGATCATCCGGTTTTCCATCGCCGTGGTGGGCCATTATCCCGGTGGCCTGGCCATTGCGGGTGTGTTTGCCTGCATGATGTTCGCGGCCCTGTCCGGGTCCAGCCCCGCCACGGTTGTCGCCATCGGATCCATCGTGATCGCGGGCATGAAACAGGTGGGATATTCCAAGGATTTTGCCGCCGGTGTCATCGCCAATGCGGGCACGCTTGGCATCCTGATCCCGCCGTCGATTGTGATGGTTGTCTATGCATCGTCCGTGGACGTGTCCGTGGGGCGGATGTTCCTGGCAGGCGTGATCCCGGGCTTGCTGGCGGGCTTCATGCTGATGGTCACGATCTATGCCATCGCCAAGATCAGGAACCTGCCCAAGGGCGACTGGCTGGGCTGGGGTGAGGTGGGCGCGTCGGCGGCTGCGGCGTCAGGTGGTTTGTTCCTGATCATCATTATCCTGGGCGGTATTTACGGGGGTATCTTTACGCCCACCGAAGCGGCGGCTGTGGCCGCGATCTATTCCTTCCTGATCGCGAGCTTCATCTACCGCGACATGGGGCCGTTTGCGAACAATGCGCCGCGTGCGGGCAACTTTACCGGCATCACGCTGATGGGCGGACTGGCGATCGGTATTCTGATCTGGCTGGTCGCGGGTGGGCTTGACCTGACAACATCCGTAGTCATCGGCCTTGCCGTGGCGGCGGCGGGGGCCGCGGCGGAGCGGGTGCTGCGCGGACTGGACCTGAACCCGGTGTCCATCGCGTCGGACTTTGCCAGAATGCCGCTGGCGCTGGTGCACCCTGACACGAAAAACGCGTTTTTCGAGGCGGGCAAGCTGACCGTCACGTTGATGTTCATCATTGCCAACGCATTGATCCTGAAACATGTTTTGACGGACGAGCAGATTCCGCAGCAGATTGCGTCCGCCATGCTGGATGCAGGCTTTGGCCCCGTGGTGTTCCTGATCATCGTGAACGTGATCTTGCTGATTGGCGGGCAGTTCATGGAGCCGTCGGGCCTGTTGGTCATCGTGGCGCCGCTGGTGTTTCCCATCGCGATTGAGCTGGGGATCGATCCCATTCACCTTGGCATCATCATGGTGGTGAACATGGAGATCGGGATGATCACGCCGCCGGTGGGTCTGAACCTGTTCGTGACGAGCGGTGTCGCGGGGATGCCGATGATGCGGGTTGTGCGGGCAGCACTGCCGTTCCTGGCGGTGCTGTTCGTGTTCCTGATCATGGTCACGTATATTCCGGCCATCTCGATCTGGTTGCCCACCCTGATGATGGGGCCGGAGGTGGTTGTCCGGTGACGCTCCGGTGATCCGAAGGACGCCTGCGGCGACGCGATTCATTTTTGGTGATGGGGGGCTTTGCCCCCCAAGACCCCCCAAAGTATTTTGGGCCAGAAGAAAGATCAGGACGCGGCGAGGGCGTCGATGATGGGCTGGAAGTCCGACGCTTTCAACGAGGCACCGCCGACGAGGGCACCGTCGACATTCTCGGCCTTGAAGATGTCGGCGGCGTTGGCGGGTTTGACAGATCCGCCATAGAGGATGCGCATCTGTGCACCCTGATCGCCAAAGCGGGTGATGAGGTTGGCGCGGATCATGTCGTGGGTTTCGATGATTTGTTCCATCGTCGGCACGCGGCCCGTGCCGATGGCCCAGATCGGTTCATAGGCGATGACCGTCGTGTCGGCCGTGGCCGTGTCGGGCGTGGAGCCGTCGAGTTGTCCGGCAATGATGCCAAGGCAGTCCGGGCCGAGCCGTTCCTCTTCCGATTCGCCGATGCAGATGATGGCGGTGAGGCCTGCGCGACAGGCCGCTTCGGCCTTGGCGCGGACCTGCGCATCCGTTTCGGCGTGATCGGCGCGGCGTTCGGAATGGCCGACGATCACGGATGTGGCGCCTGCGTCCTTGAGCATCGTGGCGGCGATGTCGCCTGTATGGGCGCCCGATGCGTTGGCGTGGCAGTCCTGGCCGCCGATCTCGACCCGACTGCCCAGCGTGACATCCGCAGCGCGCGTGAGAAGCGGGGCCGGGGGGCAGATGATGATTTGGGGGCCGGAGTCGCCGCTTGAGAGTGTCGAGAGTTCGGCCAGCATCTCTGGCGTGCCGTTCATCTTCCAGTTGCCTGCTGCCAGTTTGCGCCGCATCTTTGGTCCTTTCCCTGTTTGCCTTGGTCCTAGCATCGCGGTAGGGCTGCGCCAAGATGGAGTGCGTGACATGATCCCACGGTTGGATGCGGCGGCGTTGGCTGCCGGGGATGGGCCAAGCCTTGCGGCATTGGGCGAGGCGGCGACCGGGGTCGGCTTTGCCACCGTGCATAACACCGCCCTGTCGGCGAACCGGGTGCGGGAGGCGATTGCCACGTATCGCGCGTTCTTTCATTTGCCAGAGGCGGAGAAGCGCGCCGTGGACATGGCCCGGACCGGGTCGAACCGGGGCTGGGGTGCGCCGGGGTCCGAGCAGGTCGATCCGGAGGCGAACCCCGACTACAAGCAGTTCTTTGATGTGGGGTTTCAGATGCCTGCCGGTCATCCCCTTGGGGACAAGCGGTTTTATGCGCCGAACCTGTGGCCGGAGGATCCTGCGTTCAAGCGTGTGATATCAGGCTATTACGGGGATGCGCTGGATGTGGCGCGGGGGCTGTTGGCTGCGATTGCGCGGTCCATCGGGGCGGATGCGGCGCATTTTGACGGGGCGTTCGAGACACCCATGGCGCTGTTGCGCGGCAACTATTACCCGGCGCGGCCGGACTGGGCCGGGGCGAAGGATTTCGGCATCGCGACCCATACCGATTACGGCTGCCTGACCTTGCTGGCCACCGATGGCTCGCCCGGGTTGGAGGTGCGCAAGCGGGGCGGCGGGTGGATCCCCGTGTCCGCGCCGCCGGGAGAGTTCATCATCAACTTCGGCGAGATGCTGGAATTCTGGACCGGGGGCCGGGTGAAGGCGACGCCGCACCGGGTTGTGGGCGGGACAGCCGAGCGGATTTCGATCCCGCTGTTCTTCAATCCGACCTATGACACGAATGTGGCGCCGGAGGGGTCAGGTGAGGTGATGCTGGCGGGGGATCATTTAAGCGCGCGGTTTCAAGAAACCTACGTCCATTTGCAAAGAAAGTCATGAGCTTACAGGGCGAACTTGAAGCGGAAGTCGCGCGTGTCTGGGCGGAACAGACCGACGGCGCGCATGACATCTGGCATGTGCGCCGGGTCTGGGCGTCGTGCCAGCGGATCGCGGATGCCCTTGAGACGCCGACGGACCGGCAGGTTCTGATGATCGCCGCCTATCTGCACGACATCATCAATCTGCCCAAGGACCACCCGCGCCGGACGGAGGCGGCGCAGATGTCCGCCGATCATGCGGTGGCTTGGATGGCGTCGCGGGGTCTGCAGGGGCAGGAGGCCGTGGCGCTTGCCATTCTGGGCCACAGCTATTCAGCGGGGCATCCATGCGAGACGCTGGAGGCGCAGGTGCTACAGGATGCCGACCGATTGGAGGCGTTGGGCGCCATTGGCATTGCGCGCTGCTTCGTGACCGCCGGGCGGTTGGGGGCCGGGATCGTGCATGGGGGTGATCCGTTGGCCGAGGCGCGGGGGTTGGAGGATCAGCGCTTTGCCCTCGATCATTTCGAGGTGAAGCTGTTCGGGTTGCCAGAGACGTTGAACACGGCTCCAGCGCGGGCGATGGCGGCGGAGCGTATGCCGCTGATGCGGGCCTTTCAGGCGGCTTTGGCGGCTGAGGCGCGGATATGAGGTGGGCAAATTGCCCACCCTACAGGTGCGTGAGGGCTTCGCGGGCGAGGGCGGAGGCCTCTTCGCTGTCCTCAAGCGCGCTTTCGGGCAGGATCCAGTAGGGCATGGCGGTCTCGGATTTTCCGGGCCGTTGGTAGGTCCAGCGCTTCATTCCGAGCGCGTCCAGGCGGGCGATCATGTCGCCGCGGCCCTTCAGCATCAGGCGGCCGTCGCGCATCATCACGGCAAATATGGTGCCGCTGGAATAGACGCCGATCCCGCCGAACATCTTGCGGGTGGAAAGGTCATTCACGCCCGAGAAGAGGTCGAGGATGTGGTCGATCTCTTCCTCGGAGATGGCCATGTTACTGGGCGTTCTGCTCGGCCCGCAACTCTTCAACGTCCTTGAACGAGATGCTCTCGCCGCAGCCGCAGGCGTCGGTCACGTTGGGGTTGTTGAACTTGAAGCCCGATTCCAGAAGCGAGGTTTCATAGTCGATTTCCGTGCCGAACAGGAACATCTGCGCCATCGGCGCGATCATGACCCGTGCGCCGTCCTGTTCGACGGTCTCGTCATTGGGGTCGGCGGTGTCGACATATTCCATGGTGTATTCCATGCCTGCGCAGCCGCCCTTCTTCACGCCGATGCGCAGGCCCTGGTGGCCTTCTTTCTCCATCAGTTTGGAGATTTGCGCGGCGGCGCGGGGGGTGATGCTGACGGCCTGTTTGCCGGGGATCGCGAACATGGGGACCTCGTCGGTTATCCGACTGTTAAACTAGGGCTTTGAGACGCGTCCCGCAAGGGGCGGGGGCGTTTGAGGAAGGTGCTGAGCGCATCGAGGGCGGCGCGGATGGCCGGGTCGTGCCGCGTGTCCTGGTGGCAGACCAG
The DNA window shown above is from uncultured Tateyamaria sp. and carries:
- a CDS encoding Lrp/AsnC family transcriptional regulator gives rise to the protein MSVRIDDVDRKILAELQRDASQSLDDIARAVGSSKTPVWNRIRKLREAGVVGQQTVVLDAEALGFEACFFVLIRTSEHEADWQAKFLQALQDRPEVQEAHRLAGDIDYILKVRVKNARAYDAFYQALISEVRVHNVTALLSMEEIKSTTMLPLEP
- a CDS encoding cytochrome P450; its protein translation is MLIQSPHAPDFVQDPYSVYDRARRDGPVVYWQDYGLHAAFDHGSVHALLRDKRLGRAVPGRGAAAPHLADFDAVERYSLLELEPPAHTRLRRLVLHAFTSRRIAGLEGDIRSICAAVLAGLPQGPFDLIPTYCQLVPVRVIARLLGVPEEMGPDLLRWSAAMVAMYQAGRTRAIEEAANTAAGEFSAFLSGYIEERRDDPRDDLITELIAAEDGGETLSREEMIGTCVLLLNAGHEATVHSLGNAVKALVEYRPAAALAHPERCVEEVMRYDPPLHMFTRHVYEPIEVGGHALGPGDEIALMLGAAGRDPAVFDAPDRFNPTRVKNAHVAFGGGLHFCVGAPLARLEMQIALPMLFEALPDLKIVEPPQYADSYHFHKLDRLIVSAT
- a CDS encoding ATP-binding protein, which encodes MGHLRRISVILGFIALVAAASAGVWRYGYFQALDQLARQGQSDLALASDRLTGQLQRYRELAVLVADHPRVSAALAGEDITQAEALFLNIADKTAAQDIRLTDADGLILAAARPDTPSLDATALIRRAAQGALGWGNGRTGQGTRVFAYAAPVFDAQSDVIGTVVVTVDLAGIEWDWVGSNPAVFFTDGRDRVFITNRSEIVYWQRSETGPGLKPADAPALPFDSYTLGKHEVWQLGWGPYLPQNALHLVRPLPVIGMTGEALVDVAPARRLATLQAAAVAGLCLAFGALLFLATERRRTLAEANALLEARVSERTAELSDTNAQLRREAEEREEAQAALAQAQADLVQAGKLSALGQMSAGLSHELNQPLMAIQTYADNAQAFLHRDRPDRAGDNLNRIADMARRMGRIIKNLRAFSRQESEPAVRVDLAAAVQSAVELTTPRIRNEDVTLDLRLPGHPIWVSGGEVRLGQVFVNLISNAIDAMAGQDTRRLTITVDTGSVTIADTGPGIETPDRVFDPFYSTKEVGASEGMGLGLSISYGIIQGFGGEIHGANGAQGAVFTVTLQPWTQEVAA
- a CDS encoding sigma-54 dependent transcriptional regulator, coding for MTTHVLLVDDDAAVRDALSQTLELADLTTIPAGSFVVAKDHITRDFDGVILSDIRMPGRDGFHLLAHTRKVDADLPVILLTGEGDIPMAVQAMRDGAFGFLEKPCAPNDLLAVLQRALNTRALVLENRRLRHLVQSGDPAARMLFGQSDLAEGLRDRVRLLAPLETEVLVTGAPGCGISKVAEVIHLSSLRSKAPFVKRAAADLRPNALAEAMDQAKGGSLFLDEITGLPHASQLALLEALEAGSDPRLIAGSTRNLGSAVEEGALNADLYYKIEMFPIRIPSLSERPEDIPILFRHYVAQAAEQAGLTPPELAPDHMAALMAQDWPGNARSLMSAAMRFVLGMPEDASKAVDLGLAEQMARVERSLLVAALGRQNGHASAAAEALKLPRKTFYDKLKKYGIRPEEYRR
- a CDS encoding DctP family TRAP transporter solute-binding subunit; amino-acid sequence: MKFLTAAALALTVSAGAVAAACDDGEIVIKFSHVTNTDKHPKGIAATLLQDRVNEEMNGTACMEVFPNSTLYNDDQVLEALLQGDVQMAAPSLSKFEQFTKQFRIFDLPFMFKDIEAVDAFQASETGQAMKESMTRRGLLGLAFWHNGMKQMSANKPLISPSDAEGLKFRVQNSDVLKAQMAAIGGSPQPMAFSEVYGALQTGVVDGQENTWSNIFGRKFFEVQDGITETNHGIIDYLVVTSTDFWDALDDDVRDQLATIVAEVTETRNTEAFAVNESAKQAIIDAGGVVRQLTPEQRAEWVAVMSPVWEQFREDVGQENIDAAQAFNAATN
- a CDS encoding TRAP transporter small permease: MSSGYDPGTGLSRVINEIEETAIALLLAGMTIVTFINVVLRYGYNTGLIWGLELTTFLFAWLVLFGVTYTVKITANLGVDAVINLFSAPTRRIIALAAGAICIGYAFLVFKGAWDYWANFANLPQTTGRWFPTGFEEMKRSSFRGWYETVDIPHPAWLDWIEPLMNEGEEYEKIPRFIPYAILPFGMGLLLFRFVQAFVRIWTGTSTSLIVSHEAEDAVEDVKHMNAGD
- a CDS encoding TRAP transporter large permease, with the translated sequence MEVAILFALVVGMMLIGVPIAVSLGMSSIIFLLVLSDTSLASIAQTLFQAMAGHYTLLAIPFFILASTFMSTGGVAKRIIRFSIAVVGHYPGGLAIAGVFACMMFAALSGSSPATVVAIGSIVIAGMKQVGYSKDFAAGVIANAGTLGILIPPSIVMVVYASSVDVSVGRMFLAGVIPGLLAGFMLMVTIYAIAKIRNLPKGDWLGWGEVGASAAAASGGLFLIIIILGGIYGGIFTPTEAAAVAAIYSFLIASFIYRDMGPFANNAPRAGNFTGITLMGGLAIGILIWLVAGGLDLTTSVVIGLAVAAAGAAAERVLRGLDLNPVSIASDFARMPLALVHPDTKNAFFEAGKLTVTLMFIIANALILKHVLTDEQIPQQIASAMLDAGFGPVVFLIIVNVILLIGGQFMEPSGLLVIVAPLVFPIAIELGIDPIHLGIIMVVNMEIGMITPPVGLNLFVTSGVAGMPMMRVVRAALPFLAVLFVFLIMVTYIPAISIWLPTLMMGPEVVVR
- the tpiA gene encoding triose-phosphate isomerase encodes the protein MRRKLAAGNWKMNGTPEMLAELSTLSSGDSGPQIIICPPAPLLTRAADVTLGSRVEIGGQDCHANASGAHTGDIAATMLKDAGATSVIVGHSERRADHAETDAQVRAKAEAACRAGLTAIICIGESEEERLGPDCLGIIAGQLDGSTPDTATADTTVIAYEPIWAIGTGRVPTMEQIIETHDMIRANLITRFGDQGAQMRILYGGSVKPANAADIFKAENVDGALVGGASLKASDFQPIIDALAAS
- a CDS encoding 2-oxoglutarate and iron-dependent oxygenase domain-containing protein; the protein is MIPRLDAAALAAGDGPSLAALGEAATGVGFATVHNTALSANRVREAIATYRAFFHLPEAEKRAVDMARTGSNRGWGAPGSEQVDPEANPDYKQFFDVGFQMPAGHPLGDKRFYAPNLWPEDPAFKRVISGYYGDALDVARGLLAAIARSIGADAAHFDGAFETPMALLRGNYYPARPDWAGAKDFGIATHTDYGCLTLLATDGSPGLEVRKRGGGWIPVSAPPGEFIINFGEMLEFWTGGRVKATPHRVVGGTAERISIPLFFNPTYDTNVAPEGSGEVMLAGDHLSARFQETYVHLQRKS
- a CDS encoding HD domain-containing protein, giving the protein MSLQGELEAEVARVWAEQTDGAHDIWHVRRVWASCQRIADALETPTDRQVLMIAAYLHDIINLPKDHPRRTEAAQMSADHAVAWMASRGLQGQEAVALAILGHSYSAGHPCETLEAQVLQDADRLEALGAIGIARCFVTAGRLGAGIVHGGDPLAEARGLEDQRFALDHFEVKLFGLPETLNTAPARAMAAERMPLMRAFQAALAAEARI
- a CDS encoding TfoX/Sxy family protein; this translates as MAISEEEIDHILDLFSGVNDLSTRKMFGGIGVYSSGTIFAVMMRDGRLMLKGRGDMIARLDALGMKRWTYQRPGKSETAMPYWILPESALEDSEEASALAREALTHL